The genomic stretch GCCCTTGCGTACAGCTAACGGTTCCCGTCACCAGGGTCCGTAGGGGACTTCCACCCCCAAGTCGTCGCCGGGCCACCACAGCCCGGCAAATGGTGCTTTCGCACCGTGCGCCATGCCTGGCACACCGCGCCCGCGCAGGCAGCGGACCAACAGTCCGCCGCCGTGAGCGAAAAAAAGCAAGCCTGGATCTCAGTTCCTGAGATCCAGGCTTGCGTCCCGGGGCAATGGCAGTCAGCATGAAAGCAGGGGAGGCAGAGAAGAAAAGCTGAGCGTGAGCGATGATCGAGATCAAGCCGGAAGTCGTCTGCCACATCGTCTTCAGAGCGCGACAGATGCAGGCCGCCGACGACCTCATCGAGGGTGCGGACGAAACCGAGGAACAGCCGGTCGACCTCGACGATCTCGACGAGGAGGCTCTGGATCGCGGCATCCACGACGAACACGAGCGCGATCCCACTTACAACGAGCTCAAGGAATTCATCGACGGCCTCAGCTTCGACGACCAGCATGAGCTGATCGCCCTGGCCTGGCTGGGACGCGATAGCGCCGAGGATGAATGGCCCGAATTGCTCCGCCTGGCCCGCGAACGGCGCACCGAACACACCGCCGATTATCTGCTCAGCATGCCGTTGCTGGCCGATTATCTGCAGGACGCGCTGCAGGTCTTCGACATCTCAACCGAAGACTTCGAGGAAGAACGGCGGTAGGGCGGATCCCGTCAAACAAAACAACTAAACCGCGCTGGCGCCGGAATCGACCGGCAGGATGGCGCCGGTGACGCGGCGGCTTTCGTCGGAGGCGAGATAGAGCGCCATCCAAGCCACGTCCTCGGGAGCGCAAATACCGAGCAGGCTTTTCTGCACGATTGGGTTGTCGTCCGAGATCATGGCCAGCACCCGTTCGGTGCCGACCACGCCGGGCGCGATGGCGTTGACCCGGATGCCCTGGGGCGCCAGTTCCTGGGCCAGCGCCTTGGTCAGCGTCAACACGCCGCCCTTGGCCGCGGTGTAGGCGTCGGCGCCTTGGGTGGCGGTGAGGGCCCGGATCGAGGTGGTGTTGATTATCGAGCCGCCGCCGGCCGCCTCGAGGTACGGGATCGCCAGGCGGCAGCCCAGGAAGGTGCCGAAAAGATCGACGCCGATGGTGCGCCAGAACTCGTCGAGCGCGATCTCGCTGATGCGGCCGTCGCGGGCCGTGGCGCCGCCGGCGTTGTTGTAGAGCACGTCGAGGCCGCCGAAGGCCGCCACGGTGGCCGCCAGGGCGGCACCAAAGCTGGCTTCGTCGGCGACGTCGGTCTCGACAAAGAGGGCCCGGCCGCCGGCTGCCTCGATGGCCGCGGCCGCGGCCTGGCCGGCCTCGGCGTTGATCTCGGCCAGGGCCACGGACGCGCCTTCGCGGGCGAACAGGAAGGCCGCGGCGCGGCCGATACCGCTGCCGGCACCGCTGACCAGGATGCGCTTGCCTTCGAGTCTGTTCATCATTACCTCCCTGGTGCGTTGCGGCCCGGACGATAGCAGGCCGTGAGCCGGTTAGAAATCCGAGCCTGGACGGCGCCGGTGCGGGAAACGAGCTACGGAAGGGTCGATGCCATACTGATCCTTGTTCGTTTTGGACACGATTTCCCACAACCTCGATCGCAACTGTGGTACTGTAGTTACGGTAAGTAGGGGCATTGAAAGAGGAAGAAATTCTCAGGACATTTTCGTTTTGATTGTGAAGATCTGGCATTTCGGCGTTCGCACAAGTAGCCAACTTTTTTGAGTCCGAGGACGATTCCGGATTGGCGGGAGACGGGCGTATCGATGAAGTCGTTTTGGAAATTCCTCGATCGCCTGGCAACAGCGGGCTTGGTAGTTGCCGGCCTGGGACTGCTGTGGACGCCGACGAGCAGCGGTGACGACATCGGTCTCTTTGGCTTCGGCGAATGGACGGTGGTGACCGTCAACGGCCCGGTGCAGACCAAAGCCGGCGACAACACATGGAACAACTGGGCCGTGGCCAAACGCGGCACGCGGGTCTCGGTTTACGGCTCGGTCAAGACCGGCCGGGGCGCCAGCGCCACCCTGGCGCGGGGCAAGGATCGCATGGTGGTGTCGCCCAACAGCCGCATCACCATCGCCCCCGTGGGCCCTTCGCCGGCCTCGCTCAACGA from Alphaproteobacteria bacterium encodes the following:
- a CDS encoding DUF3775 domain-containing protein; amino-acid sequence: MIEIKPEVVCHIVFRARQMQAADDLIEGADETEEQPVDLDDLDEEALDRGIHDEHERDPTYNELKEFIDGLSFDDQHELIALAWLGRDSAEDEWPELLRLARERRTEHTADYLLSMPLLADYLQDALQVFDISTEDFEEERR
- a CDS encoding SDR family NAD(P)-dependent oxidoreductase, which encodes MNRLEGKRILVSGAGSGIGRAAAFLFAREGASVALAEINAEAGQAAAAAIEAAGGRALFVETDVADEASFGAALAATVAAFGGLDVLYNNAGGATARDGRISEIALDEFWRTIGVDLFGTFLGCRLAIPYLEAAGGGSIINTTSIRALTATQGADAYTAAKGGVLTLTKALAQELAPQGIRVNAIAPGVVGTERVLAMISDDNPIVQKSLLGICAPEDVAWMALYLASDESRRVTGAILPVDSGASAV